Proteins co-encoded in one Synechococcus elongatus PCC 6301 genomic window:
- a CDS encoding phosphomannose isomerase type II C-terminal cupin domain — MKVGDRDQRPWGQFEILAQGSGYQVKRLEVLPGQQLSLQRHQQRQEHWLVVQGLARVQLGDRQFSLRVGQSLDIAIGEWHRLQNPGDELLALIEVQMGAYLGEDDIERRADDYGRCPTS; from the coding sequence ATGAAGGTTGGCGATCGCGATCAACGGCCTTGGGGACAGTTCGAAATTCTTGCCCAAGGCTCTGGCTATCAGGTCAAGCGTTTGGAGGTGCTGCCAGGGCAGCAGTTGAGCCTACAGCGTCACCAGCAGCGGCAGGAACATTGGCTAGTCGTGCAAGGGCTGGCACGGGTGCAACTGGGCGATCGCCAGTTTTCTCTGCGCGTAGGGCAATCGCTCGATATCGCGATCGGGGAATGGCATCGCCTGCAAAATCCGGGGGACGAGCTTTTAGCCCTGATTGAGGTGCAAATGGGGGCCTATCTCGGCGAAGATGACATTGAGCGCCGCGCCGATGACTACGGACGCTGCCCAACGTCGTGA
- the fusA gene encoding elongation factor G → MARSVPLEKVRNIGIAAHIDAGKTTTTERILFYSGVVHKIGEVHDGNAVTDWMEQERERGITITAAAISTSWKDYRVNIIDTPGHVDFTIEVERSMRVLDGVVAVFCSVGGVQPQSETVWRQADRYSVPRIVFVNKMDRTGADFFKVYGQIRDRVRANAVPIQIPIGAESDFQGIVDLVEMKAHIYTNDLGTDILVTDIPAELQETAAEWRSKMVEAVAETDEALLDKYFEDGDLSIEDIKAGLRKGVLIQGNDRLVPMLCGSAFKNKGVQLLLDAVVELLPSPQDIPPIQGTLPDGEVALRPSSDEAPFSALAFKIMADPYGRLTFVRVYSGILQKGSYVYNATKGKKERVSRLIILKADDRIEVDELRAGDLGAVLGLKDTFTGDTLCDDQNPIILESLFIPEPVISVAVEPKTKNDMEKLSKALQALSEEDPTFRVSVDSETNQTVIAGMGELHLEILVDRMLREYKVEANIGAPQVAYRETVRKAVKAEGKFVRQSGGKGQYGHVVIELEPAEPGTGFEFVSKIVGGTVPKEYVGPAEQGMKETCESGVLAGYPLIDIKATLVDGSYHDVDSSEMAFKIAGSMAIKEAVRKADPVLLEPVMKVEVEVPEDFLGSVMGNLISRRGQIEGQATTNGTATVSAKVPLAEMFGYATDLRSMTQGRGIFTMEFSQYEEVPRNVAETIIAKNKGNA, encoded by the coding sequence GTGGCACGTTCCGTTCCGCTCGAAAAGGTTAGAAATATCGGTATTGCTGCCCACATTGATGCGGGCAAAACCACGACGACGGAGCGCATCCTGTTTTATTCAGGCGTCGTCCACAAAATCGGTGAAGTTCATGACGGTAACGCTGTTACCGACTGGATGGAGCAAGAGCGGGAGCGGGGTATCACGATCACCGCTGCTGCAATCAGCACCAGCTGGAAAGACTATCGCGTCAACATCATTGACACCCCCGGCCACGTGGACTTCACGATTGAAGTCGAACGTTCGATGCGGGTTCTCGACGGTGTTGTAGCTGTCTTCTGCTCGGTGGGTGGTGTACAGCCCCAGTCAGAAACCGTCTGGCGTCAAGCCGATCGCTACAGCGTGCCTCGGATCGTATTCGTCAACAAGATGGATCGTACTGGGGCTGACTTCTTCAAGGTCTATGGCCAAATCCGCGATCGCGTGAGAGCCAACGCCGTTCCGATTCAAATTCCCATTGGTGCTGAGAGCGATTTCCAAGGCATTGTTGACCTTGTCGAAATGAAGGCTCACATCTATACCAACGATTTAGGTACCGACATTTTAGTCACCGATATTCCCGCAGAACTGCAGGAAACGGCTGCTGAATGGCGCTCCAAAATGGTTGAAGCCGTCGCTGAAACGGATGAAGCGCTGCTCGACAAATACTTCGAAGATGGCGACCTCAGCATTGAGGACATCAAAGCCGGTCTGCGCAAGGGCGTGTTGATCCAAGGCAACGATCGCTTGGTGCCAATGCTCTGCGGTTCAGCTTTCAAAAACAAAGGGGTTCAGCTGTTGCTGGATGCGGTGGTTGAACTGCTGCCTTCGCCTCAAGACATTCCGCCGATTCAAGGCACACTGCCAGATGGCGAAGTTGCTCTGCGTCCTTCTAGCGACGAAGCACCTTTCTCCGCTTTGGCCTTCAAGATCATGGCCGATCCCTACGGCCGCTTGACCTTTGTGCGGGTCTACTCTGGCATCCTGCAAAAAGGTAGCTACGTCTACAACGCCACCAAAGGGAAGAAAGAACGGGTTTCCCGTCTGATCATCCTCAAGGCTGATGACCGGATTGAAGTCGACGAGCTGCGTGCTGGCGACCTAGGTGCTGTGCTGGGTCTCAAAGACACCTTCACGGGCGACACCCTCTGCGATGATCAAAACCCGATCATCCTTGAGTCTCTGTTCATTCCCGAGCCGGTTATTTCGGTCGCGGTTGAGCCCAAAACCAAGAACGATATGGAAAAACTTTCGAAGGCGTTGCAAGCGCTTTCGGAAGAAGATCCGACCTTCCGTGTCTCAGTCGACTCTGAGACGAACCAAACGGTCATCGCTGGCATGGGCGAACTCCACCTCGAAATCTTGGTGGATCGGATGCTGCGGGAGTACAAAGTTGAAGCCAACATCGGTGCTCCTCAGGTTGCCTACCGTGAGACAGTTCGTAAGGCTGTCAAAGCGGAAGGTAAGTTTGTCCGCCAGAGCGGTGGTAAAGGTCAGTACGGTCACGTTGTGATCGAACTAGAGCCGGCTGAGCCTGGTACTGGTTTCGAGTTTGTCTCCAAGATCGTCGGCGGTACGGTGCCGAAAGAGTACGTCGGTCCTGCCGAGCAGGGGATGAAAGAAACCTGCGAATCGGGCGTCTTGGCGGGATACCCGCTCATCGATATCAAGGCCACCTTGGTCGATGGCTCGTATCACGACGTCGACTCGTCTGAGATGGCCTTTAAGATCGCTGGTTCCATGGCGATCAAAGAAGCCGTTCGGAAAGCCGATCCAGTTCTGCTGGAGCCGGTGATGAAGGTGGAAGTGGAAGTACCGGAAGACTTCCTCGGTTCAGTGATGGGCAACCTGATCTCCCGCCGAGGTCAAATCGAAGGCCAAGCAACCACCAATGGCACGGCCACTGTTTCGGCCAAAGTGCCCCTGGCCGAGATGTTCGGCTATGCAACTGACCTGCGGTCGATGACCCAGGGTCGGGGCATCTTCACGATGGAGTTCAGTCAGTACGAGGAAGTTCCCCGTAATGTGGCTGAAA
- a CDS encoding phosphodiester glycosidase family protein — protein sequence MKPALRRGLVWIGCTASSWGGLVLPSAWSPAAIAQTRAPTNQTGMQLQINGRAIAGQWVVEPASQGSFIWIEEVALRNGLGLELLPGLSTTRQAIRWFSDGRVAEGVEQVPARRQNGRRFLEVSSLARRSGWSLAVLADQLVIQLPAATLRNLRDGQQGANRRLVLDFDRPTPWEWDAIGQQLRFDGSVPAQLVPSLQRYGIQAEQQGDRTSLRLPAGLGVRVSSLGSPDRIFIDLPTTTGLLSPPAGLGSNPAPLTPAPPDLAGTQLQQRQVTVDGATFPVFVIQLDLRQPNVRLAPIWAGNGSLEGTQVLQAVARDRGAAIAINAGFFNRNNRLPLGAIRRDNIWYSGPILNRGAMAWNDQGEVLIDRLGLQETLQLSSGTRIPLVALNSGYVRAGAARYTEAWGNSYQTILDNEVVVTVQGDRVVSQSQADKAGSNRFTIPRNGYLIVLRSANSLRTSLVNGTTIQVLQQAQPSQFDRFPHALGGGPLLVKSGRVVVNPQAEGFSRAFEIEAAPRSAIGLMPDGRLVLVAAHEQNQGQGPTLPQMAAIMQQLGVVDALNFDGGSSTSLIVNGQLVNRARGSAARVHNGLGVFLGPTTPASLR from the coding sequence ATGAAACCTGCGCTGAGACGTGGATTGGTCTGGATTGGTTGCACCGCCAGTAGTTGGGGTGGGCTTGTTCTTCCGTCAGCTTGGAGCCCTGCAGCGATCGCCCAGACACGAGCTCCCACCAATCAAACCGGGATGCAACTCCAGATCAATGGTCGGGCGATCGCCGGCCAGTGGGTCGTAGAACCAGCTTCCCAGGGCAGCTTTATCTGGATTGAAGAAGTTGCGCTGCGCAACGGCCTTGGCTTGGAACTATTACCGGGCTTGAGTACCACTCGCCAAGCGATCCGCTGGTTCTCGGATGGACGTGTGGCTGAAGGGGTGGAGCAAGTGCCCGCCCGTCGTCAAAATGGTCGGCGTTTCTTAGAAGTGTCATCGCTGGCGCGTCGCAGTGGTTGGTCCCTGGCAGTACTGGCAGACCAACTGGTGATTCAACTGCCGGCGGCGACGCTCCGGAATCTCAGGGATGGCCAACAGGGAGCTAACCGCCGCCTCGTCTTGGATTTCGATCGCCCAACCCCATGGGAGTGGGATGCAATCGGCCAACAGCTCCGCTTTGATGGTTCAGTTCCTGCTCAGTTGGTGCCCAGTTTGCAGCGCTACGGCATTCAGGCAGAGCAACAGGGCGATCGCACGAGCCTACGATTACCGGCTGGTCTGGGGGTCCGCGTCTCGAGCTTGGGATCGCCTGATCGCATCTTTATCGACCTGCCAACTACCACCGGCCTCCTCAGCCCGCCCGCTGGTCTGGGGAGTAATCCCGCCCCCTTGACTCCCGCCCCACCTGACCTAGCGGGTACGCAACTGCAGCAGCGTCAAGTCACTGTTGACGGCGCGACCTTCCCCGTCTTTGTGATTCAGTTGGACCTGCGCCAACCTAATGTTCGTCTCGCACCGATTTGGGCAGGCAATGGCTCACTGGAGGGCACACAGGTTTTGCAAGCTGTGGCTCGCGATCGCGGGGCTGCGATCGCCATCAATGCGGGCTTTTTCAACCGCAATAATCGTCTGCCACTCGGGGCGATTCGCCGTGACAACATCTGGTATTCCGGTCCGATCCTCAACCGTGGGGCCATGGCTTGGAATGATCAGGGCGAAGTGCTGATTGACCGGCTCGGTCTGCAAGAGACCCTGCAACTCAGCTCTGGCACTCGCATTCCCCTCGTGGCGCTCAATAGTGGCTACGTTCGCGCTGGAGCCGCTCGCTACACCGAGGCTTGGGGCAACAGCTACCAGACAATCCTCGACAACGAAGTAGTGGTGACAGTCCAGGGCGATCGCGTGGTCTCCCAGTCCCAAGCGGACAAGGCTGGCAGCAATCGCTTTACGATTCCCCGCAATGGCTACCTGATCGTCTTGCGATCGGCCAATAGCCTGCGCACTTCTCTGGTGAACGGCACGACAATTCAAGTCCTACAGCAAGCGCAACCCAGCCAGTTCGATCGCTTCCCCCATGCTCTAGGAGGAGGGCCACTCCTCGTCAAATCAGGGCGAGTGGTCGTCAATCCCCAAGCCGAAGGATTTAGCCGAGCCTTTGAGATCGAAGCAGCTCCGCGCAGTGCGATCGGTCTGATGCCGGATGGCCGCTTGGTTCTAGTGGCTGCCCACGAGCAAAACCAAGGCCAAGGCCCCACCCTGCCTCAAATGGCTGCGATTATGCAGCAGCTCGGCGTCGTTGATGCCCTCAACTTTGATGGCGGCAGCTCCACTTCTCTAATCGTCAATGGTCAGCTCGTCAATCGGGCTCGAGGCAGTGCTGCCCGGGTTCACAACGGGCTCGGGGTCTTCCTGGGGCCGACTACGCCGGCCAGTCTGCGATGA
- the rpsG gene encoding 30S ribosomal protein S7, whose product MSRRTSAQKRSVNPDPKFNSRLASMMVARLMDSGKKSLAFRILYSAFDLIQERTGNDPLELFEQAVRNATPLVEVRARRVGGATYQVPMEVRSERGTAMALRWLVQYSRQRPGKSMAIKLANELMDAANETGSSVRKREETHKMAEANKAFAHYRY is encoded by the coding sequence ATGTCCCGTCGTACCTCTGCTCAAAAGCGTTCGGTTAACCCGGATCCAAAATTCAACAGCCGCTTGGCCTCCATGATGGTGGCTCGCCTGATGGACTCGGGCAAAAAGTCCCTGGCTTTCCGCATCCTCTACTCAGCCTTCGATCTGATCCAAGAGCGGACCGGAAACGACCCCTTGGAACTCTTCGAACAAGCCGTGCGCAATGCCACCCCCTTGGTGGAAGTGCGAGCTCGTCGGGTAGGTGGTGCAACCTACCAAGTCCCGATGGAAGTTCGCTCGGAGCGCGGTACCGCCATGGCCCTGCGCTGGTTGGTTCAGTATTCCCGTCAGCGCCCTGGCAAGTCCATGGCCATCAAGCTGGCAAACGAGCTGATGGATGCAGCCAACGAAACCGGAAGTTCAGTGCGTAAACGCGAAGAAACCCACAAAATGGCCGAAGCGAACAAGGCTTTTGCCCACTACCGCTACTAG
- the rpsL gene encoding 30S ribosomal protein S12: protein MPTIQQLIRDEREKITKKTKSPALKNCPQRRGVCTRVYTTTPKKPNSALRKVARVRLTSGFEVTAYIPGIGHNLQEHSVVMIRGGRVKDLPGVRYHIIRGTLDTAGVKDRRQSRSKYGAKRPKA from the coding sequence ATGCCTACAATCCAGCAGCTGATTCGCGACGAACGCGAAAAAATTACCAAGAAGACAAAATCTCCCGCGCTGAAAAACTGCCCGCAGCGGCGTGGCGTTTGCACTCGCGTCTACACCACGACCCCGAAAAAGCCCAACTCGGCCTTGCGGAAAGTGGCACGGGTTCGCTTGACCTCAGGTTTTGAAGTCACTGCCTATATCCCTGGCATTGGTCACAACCTGCAAGAGCACTCGGTTGTGATGATTCGCGGCGGTCGGGTCAAAGACCTACCCGGTGTGCGCTATCACATCATCCGCGGCACCCTTGATACCGCCGGTGTCAAAGACCGTCGCCAAAGCCGTTCCAAATACGGCGCGAAGCGTCCGAAGGCCTAG